Proteins encoded by one window of Mycolicibacterium cosmeticum:
- the tyrS gene encoding tyrosine--tRNA ligase: MQEDGTVSTGILEELEWRGLIAQSTDRDALASDLATGPMTVYSGFDPTAPSLHAGHLVPLLTLRRFQQAGHRPIVLAGGATGMIGDPRDTGERTLNTADTVADWADRIRGQLERFVEFDASPTGAIVENNLSWTGPLSAIEFLRDIGKYFSVNVMLDRDTVRRRLEGEGISYTEFSYMLLQANDFVELHRRHGCALQIGGSDQWGNIVAGARLVRQKSGASVHALTTPLVTDSEGKKFGKSTGGGNLWLDPELTSPYAWYQYFVNTGDADVIGYLRWFTFLDAEELGALQTATEERPHERAAQRRLARELTTLVHGQAATDAVELASQALFGRAELADLDEPTLAAALSEAGNGDVAELTPGGPDGITDLLVTTGLSKSRGEAKRAVAEGGVYVNNARVESAEWLPQPTDFLHDRWLVLRRGKRHIAGVRRVTASDQQK; the protein is encoded by the coding sequence ATGCAGGAAGATGGCACCGTGAGCACGGGCATCCTCGAAGAGCTGGAATGGCGCGGCTTGATCGCGCAGTCGACCGACCGCGACGCACTGGCGTCCGACCTGGCCACCGGCCCCATGACGGTCTATTCGGGTTTCGACCCCACCGCGCCGAGCCTGCATGCCGGTCATCTCGTCCCGCTTCTCACGCTGCGCCGCTTCCAGCAGGCCGGACATCGCCCCATCGTGCTCGCCGGGGGAGCGACCGGGATGATCGGTGACCCGCGCGACACCGGGGAACGGACCCTGAACACCGCCGATACCGTCGCCGACTGGGCTGATCGGATACGTGGCCAGTTGGAGCGGTTCGTCGAGTTCGATGCGTCGCCGACCGGTGCCATCGTCGAGAACAACCTGTCCTGGACAGGCCCGCTGTCGGCCATCGAGTTCCTGCGGGATATCGGCAAGTACTTCTCGGTCAACGTGATGCTCGACCGCGACACGGTTCGGCGCCGGCTTGAGGGCGAGGGCATCTCGTATACCGAGTTCAGCTACATGTTGCTGCAGGCCAATGACTTCGTGGAGTTGCATCGCCGGCATGGCTGCGCGCTGCAGATCGGCGGCTCCGACCAGTGGGGCAACATCGTCGCCGGTGCCCGTCTCGTGCGGCAGAAGTCCGGGGCGAGCGTGCACGCGCTGACGACCCCGCTGGTCACCGACTCCGAGGGCAAGAAGTTCGGCAAGTCCACCGGTGGCGGCAATCTGTGGCTGGACCCGGAGCTGACCTCGCCGTATGCCTGGTACCAGTACTTCGTCAACACCGGCGACGCGGACGTCATCGGTTATCTGCGGTGGTTCACCTTCCTGGACGCCGAGGAACTGGGGGCCTTGCAGACGGCGACCGAGGAGCGCCCTCATGAGCGGGCGGCGCAGCGCCGGCTGGCCAGGGAGCTCACCACGCTGGTGCACGGGCAGGCCGCCACCGACGCGGTGGAACTGGCCAGTCAGGCTCTCTTCGGGCGTGCTGAGCTCGCCGACCTCGATGAACCGACCCTGGCGGCGGCGCTCAGCGAGGCCGGTAATGGGGACGTTGCCGAACTGACTCCGGGCGGCCCGGACGGCATCACCGACCTGCTGGTCACGACGGGACTGTCGAAGAGTCGCGGTGAGGCCAAGCGTGCCGTTGCCGAGGGCGGCGTCTACGTGAACAACGCGCGGGTGGAAAGCGCCGAATGGCTACCACAGCCGACGGACTTTCTGCATGACCGTTGGCTGGTGTTGCGCCGTGGCAAGCGCCACATCGCGGGCGTCCGCCGAGTGACCGCCTCTGACCAGCAAAAATAG
- a CDS encoding DNA-3-methyladenine glycosylase, with product MGAGRAERGDSVDRALADALAVDPVTAARLLLGAQLSSRGVVATIVEVEAYGGPVDEPWPDPAAHSYRGPRPRNLVMFGPAGRMYTYRSHGIHVCANVVCGPEGFAAAVLLRAAVVTDGEDVARTRRGVAVPTPALARGPGNLCSALGILMEDNGIDLDDDSGPVQLRLNPVTGAVPGPRVGVSTAADRPWRFWLVGYPEVSAYRRSPRAPMPGSSD from the coding sequence ATGGGCGCAGGGCGAGCGGAGCGAGGGGACTCGGTCGACAGGGCGTTGGCCGATGCGCTGGCGGTGGACCCGGTGACCGCGGCACGGTTGTTGCTGGGCGCGCAACTGAGCAGTCGCGGCGTGGTCGCCACGATCGTCGAGGTCGAGGCCTACGGCGGGCCGGTGGACGAGCCCTGGCCGGACCCTGCGGCGCACTCCTATCGCGGCCCACGGCCACGCAACCTCGTGATGTTCGGGCCCGCCGGCCGGATGTACACCTACCGCAGCCACGGGATCCATGTGTGCGCCAATGTCGTGTGCGGGCCTGAGGGTTTCGCGGCCGCCGTGCTCTTGCGGGCGGCGGTGGTGACCGACGGTGAGGACGTGGCCCGCACCCGTAGGGGAGTGGCCGTCCCCACCCCTGCGCTCGCGCGCGGGCCGGGGAACCTGTGCTCGGCATTGGGAATTCTCATGGAGGACAACGGCATTGACCTCGATGACGACTCCGGTCCGGTGCAACTCAGGCTGAATCCGGTCACCGGTGCCGTGCCCGGCCCGCGGGTCGGCGTGAGTACGGCCGCGGACCGGCCGTGGCGGTTCTGGCTGGTGGGCTATCCGGAGGTGTCGGCCTATCGGCGCAGTCCGCGGGCGCCGATGCCGGGCAGCAGCGACTGA
- a CDS encoding ABC transporter ATP-binding protein: MMTSSNDEFSGRDAEPAVRIEKLQVTRGKRHAVRDLSVQISRGTITGLLGPSGCGKTTLMRAIVGTQIVASGSVTVLGHPAGSPELRHRVGYVTQDATIYRDLRVIDNARYFAALYGTDAQAAEDAIAAVGLTDHRNALCDNLSGGQRTRVSLACALVSHPDLLVLDEPTVGLDPVLRVDLWVQFHQLARAGTTLLVSSHVMDEADHCGDLLLMREGRLLAHTTPTRLREDTGCSSLEEAFLSVIRHSTAA; encoded by the coding sequence ATGATGACTTCATCGAATGATGAATTTTCCGGACGGGACGCCGAGCCGGCGGTCCGCATCGAGAAACTCCAGGTGACCCGCGGTAAGCGCCACGCCGTGCGGGACCTGTCCGTGCAGATTTCGCGCGGCACCATCACCGGGCTGCTGGGGCCCTCGGGCTGCGGGAAGACCACCCTGATGCGGGCCATCGTCGGCACCCAGATCGTCGCGTCGGGATCGGTGACGGTGCTGGGCCATCCCGCCGGCTCCCCCGAATTACGCCACCGGGTCGGCTATGTCACCCAGGACGCCACCATCTACCGCGACCTGCGGGTCATCGACAACGCCCGCTACTTCGCCGCCCTGTACGGCACCGACGCACAGGCCGCCGAGGACGCGATCGCCGCGGTAGGCCTGACCGATCATCGAAATGCCCTGTGCGACAACCTCTCCGGCGGTCAGCGCACCCGGGTGTCACTGGCCTGCGCATTGGTGTCGCATCCGGACCTGCTGGTGCTCGACGAGCCGACCGTCGGACTGGACCCGGTGCTGCGCGTCGATCTCTGGGTGCAGTTCCATCAGCTGGCCCGAGCCGGAACCACCCTGCTGGTCTCCAGCCATGTCATGGACGAGGCCGACCACTGCGGCGACCTGCTGCTCATGCGAGAAGGCCGGCTGCTCGCCCACACCACCCCCACCCGATTGCGAGAGGACACAGGATGTTCGTCACTGGAGGAAGCGTTCCTGTCCGTCATCCGGCACAGCACCGCAGCCTGA
- a CDS encoding ABC transporter permease, with protein sequence MFVTGGSVPVRHPAQHRSLKRPSRLSPRAYLATTGRILHQLAGDHRSVAMIVVVPTLIITLMYFMFDRVSRGPHLPGTPSPFNNACLIMLGVFPLIVMFLITSITMQRERVSGTLERILTTPLRRFDLLAAYGTAFSIAAAVQATLACVVAFWLLGFDTAGSPALVFLIAIVNAVLGVGLGLLCSAFARTEFQAVQFMPVVIAPQLLLCGIIVPREVLPEWLQWISNVLPASYALEALQQVGAYSEPTAIAVRDIAVVIGFAIMALALAAATLRRRTP encoded by the coding sequence ATGTTCGTCACTGGAGGAAGCGTTCCTGTCCGTCATCCGGCACAGCACCGCAGCCTGAAAAGGCCGAGCAGGCTGAGCCCGCGGGCGTACCTGGCCACCACCGGCCGGATCCTGCACCAACTGGCCGGCGACCACCGCAGCGTGGCGATGATCGTCGTGGTGCCCACGCTGATCATCACGCTGATGTACTTCATGTTCGACAGAGTTTCCCGCGGTCCGCACCTTCCTGGCACGCCGTCGCCGTTCAACAACGCCTGCCTGATCATGCTCGGCGTCTTCCCGCTGATCGTGATGTTCCTGATCACCTCGATCACCATGCAGCGCGAACGGGTGTCGGGCACGCTCGAACGGATCCTGACCACGCCGCTGCGCCGGTTCGACCTGCTCGCCGCCTACGGCACGGCGTTCTCCATCGCCGCGGCCGTCCAGGCCACGCTGGCCTGTGTGGTGGCGTTCTGGCTGCTGGGTTTCGACACCGCGGGCAGCCCGGCGCTGGTGTTCCTCATCGCCATCGTCAACGCGGTCCTCGGGGTGGGCCTGGGCCTGTTGTGCAGCGCGTTCGCCCGCACCGAGTTCCAGGCCGTGCAGTTCATGCCCGTGGTCATCGCCCCGCAGCTGCTGCTGTGCGGCATCATCGTGCCACGCGAGGTGCTGCCCGAATGGCTGCAGTGGATCAGCAATGTGCTGCCGGCCAGCTACGCTCTGGAAGCACTGCAACAGGTCGGCGCGTACAGCGAACCCACGGCAATCGCGGTCCGCGATATCGCTGTGGTCATCGGGTTCGCGATCATGGCCCTGGCGCTGGCAGCGGCGACACTTCGGCGCCGTACCCCATGA
- a CDS encoding TetR/AcrR family transcriptional regulator, with translation MTAHKTEPKRPGRPPGASDTRERILASARELFARNGFDKTSIRAIATAAGVDGALVHHYYGTKQQLFAAAIQIPIDPMQVIGPLRETPVDEIGLMLPSLLLPLWDSEIGKGLIATLRSILGGADVSLVRSFLQEVIAVEVGSRVDNPPGSGPIRVQFVASQLVGVVVARYILELEPFASLPPEAIAKTIAPNLQRYLTGELPSLS, from the coding sequence GTGACCGCCCACAAGACCGAACCCAAACGCCCCGGGCGCCCGCCCGGGGCGTCCGACACCCGCGAGCGCATCCTGGCAAGTGCCCGGGAGTTGTTCGCCCGCAACGGTTTCGACAAGACCTCGATCCGTGCGATCGCGACGGCCGCCGGCGTGGACGGCGCCCTGGTGCACCACTACTACGGCACCAAACAGCAACTGTTCGCCGCCGCCATCCAGATCCCGATCGACCCGATGCAGGTGATCGGACCGCTGCGTGAGACCCCGGTGGACGAGATCGGCCTGATGCTGCCGTCGCTGCTGCTGCCGCTGTGGGATTCGGAGATCGGCAAGGGTCTCATCGCGACACTGCGCTCGATTCTCGGCGGCGCCGACGTGAGCCTGGTGCGCTCGTTCCTGCAGGAGGTGATCGCCGTCGAGGTCGGCTCCCGGGTGGACAACCCGCCGGGCTCGGGGCCGATCCGGGTGCAATTCGTGGCATCCCAGTTGGTCGGCGTGGTGGTGGCCCGCTACATCCTGGAGCTGGAGCCGTTCGCGTCGCTGCCGCCCGAGGCGATCGCCAAGACGATCGCGCCCAACCTGCAGCGTTATCTCACCGGGGAACTGCCGAGCCTGAGCTGA
- a CDS encoding Trm112 family protein, with the protein MVDSKLLSILVCPQDHGPLLYVAGECLYNPRLRRSYPIVDDIPVLLIDEAVAVTDEAEHDRLVSSGSAVPR; encoded by the coding sequence GTGGTCGATTCCAAACTGCTGAGCATCCTGGTCTGCCCGCAGGATCACGGACCGCTGCTGTACGTCGCCGGCGAGTGCCTGTACAACCCGAGGTTGCGGCGCTCATATCCGATCGTCGACGACATCCCGGTGCTGCTGATCGACGAAGCCGTCGCGGTGACCGACGAGGCCGAGCACGACCGCCTGGTCAGCTCAGGCTCGGCAGTTCCCCGGTGA
- a CDS encoding acyl-CoA synthetase, whose translation MVDFSLITGPVGRLLATAQNGIEVLRYGGLETGAVPSPFQIIESVPMYKLRRYFPPDSRPGAATPGPPVLMVHPMMMSADMWDVTRADGAAGILHNAGLDPWVIDFGSPDQIEGGMQRNLADHVVALSEAIDTVKKVTERDVHLAGYSQGGMFCYQTAAYRRAQDLASIITFGSPVDTLAALPMGIPPNMGAVAANFMADHVFSRIDIPGWLARTGFQMLDPLKTAQARLDFLRQLHDREALLPREQQRRFLDSEGWIAWSGPAISELLKQFIAHNRMMSGGFSIRGDLVTLADIDCPILAVVGEVDDIGQPAAVRGIKGAAPKADVYEYLIRAGHFGLVVGSKAATQTWPTVAAWVKWRNGEGPLPEDVVPMAHRPATAATESGVPLASRVAAGTAAATEVAFGLARTAADAVVAAQKSARTLAVETARTLPRLARLGQINDHTRISLGRIMSEQAENNPDGEFLLFDGRVHTYEAVDRRVNNVVRGLIGVGIRQGVRVGVLMETRPSALVAIAALSRLGAVAVLIPPDADLTEVVRIAGIADVLADPGNLEVARGLGIRVLVLGGGESRDLHLPSDADDVVDMEQIDPDKVILPGWYKPNPGFARDLAYVAFASAGGQLVARQITNFRWALSAFGTASAANLSNRDTVYCLTPLHHQSGLLVSLGGAVVGGARIALSRGLSPDRFLHEIRQYGVTVVSYTWAMLGEVIDDPAFRLSGSHPVRLFIGSGMPTGLWRRVVEVFDPAHVVEFFATTDGQAVLANVSGAKFGSKGRPLPGGGRVQLAAYDADDDLILEDDHGFVRLAQANEVGVLLAQPRGPVDPTASVKRGVFAAADTWVSTESLFRRDEDGDYWFVDNRSAVIRTPRGPVFTAAVNDAVSQVESVDLAVTYSLDLPQRCLAVTAVALRPGGSVPSAELNDALAALPVGAGPDIVYVTPRMTLSASYRPMVGPLRAAGVPKASRNAWYFDADTSQYKRLTAAVRAELGDL comes from the coding sequence TTGGTCGATTTCTCACTGATCACCGGACCGGTCGGCCGTCTTCTGGCCACCGCGCAGAACGGGATCGAGGTGCTCCGCTACGGCGGGCTGGAGACCGGCGCGGTGCCCTCACCGTTCCAGATCATCGAGAGCGTCCCGATGTACAAGCTGCGCCGCTACTTTCCGCCGGACAGTCGGCCCGGCGCGGCGACACCCGGCCCGCCGGTGCTCATGGTGCACCCGATGATGATGTCGGCCGACATGTGGGACGTGACCCGGGCCGACGGCGCGGCGGGCATCCTGCACAACGCCGGTCTGGACCCATGGGTCATCGATTTCGGGTCACCCGATCAGATCGAGGGCGGGATGCAGCGCAATCTCGCCGATCACGTGGTGGCCCTCAGCGAGGCCATCGACACCGTCAAGAAGGTCACCGAACGCGACGTCCATCTGGCCGGCTATTCGCAGGGGGGCATGTTCTGCTATCAGACGGCGGCCTACCGGCGGGCGCAGGACCTGGCGAGCATCATCACCTTCGGTTCCCCGGTCGACACGTTGGCCGCGCTGCCGATGGGTATCCCGCCCAATATGGGTGCGGTGGCGGCGAACTTCATGGCCGACCACGTATTTTCGCGTATCGACATCCCGGGTTGGTTGGCGCGCACCGGTTTTCAGATGCTCGACCCGCTCAAGACCGCGCAGGCCCGGCTGGACTTCCTGCGGCAGTTGCACGATCGTGAGGCGTTGCTGCCGCGCGAACAGCAGCGTCGCTTCCTGGACTCGGAGGGCTGGATCGCGTGGTCCGGGCCCGCGATCTCGGAACTGCTCAAGCAGTTCATCGCCCACAACCGGATGATGTCCGGCGGATTCTCCATCCGCGGTGATCTGGTGACCCTCGCCGATATCGACTGCCCGATCCTGGCGGTGGTGGGCGAGGTCGACGACATCGGCCAGCCGGCCGCGGTGCGCGGCATCAAAGGCGCGGCGCCCAAGGCCGATGTGTACGAATATCTGATCAGGGCAGGGCATTTCGGCCTGGTTGTCGGTTCGAAGGCCGCAACCCAGACCTGGCCGACGGTCGCCGCGTGGGTCAAGTGGCGCAACGGCGAAGGGCCGTTGCCCGAGGATGTCGTCCCGATGGCGCACCGCCCGGCGACCGCGGCCACCGAAAGCGGTGTCCCACTGGCCTCCCGGGTGGCGGCGGGCACCGCGGCGGCCACCGAGGTGGCGTTCGGTCTGGCCCGCACAGCGGCGGATGCCGTTGTGGCAGCGCAGAAGTCGGCGCGGACGCTGGCGGTGGAGACCGCCCGCACGCTGCCCAGGCTGGCGCGCCTCGGGCAGATCAACGATCACACCCGGATCTCGCTGGGCCGCATCATGTCCGAACAGGCCGAGAACAACCCGGACGGCGAGTTCCTGCTCTTCGACGGACGGGTGCACACCTACGAGGCGGTGGACCGCCGGGTCAACAACGTGGTGCGCGGCCTGATCGGGGTGGGCATCCGGCAAGGCGTCCGCGTCGGTGTGCTGATGGAAACCCGCCCCAGTGCGCTGGTGGCCATCGCCGCGCTGTCCCGGCTCGGTGCGGTGGCGGTGCTGATCCCGCCGGACGCCGACCTGACCGAGGTGGTCCGGATCGCCGGGATCGCCGACGTGCTCGCCGATCCCGGCAACCTGGAGGTGGCCCGCGGCCTGGGCATCCGGGTGTTGGTGCTCGGTGGCGGTGAATCGCGTGACCTGCATCTGCCGAGTGACGCGGACGACGTGGTGGACATGGAGCAGATCGACCCGGACAAGGTCATCCTGCCCGGCTGGTACAAGCCGAACCCGGGATTCGCCCGCGATCTGGCCTACGTCGCGTTCGCGAGTGCGGGCGGCCAGTTGGTGGCCCGCCAGATCACCAACTTCCGGTGGGCGCTCTCGGCGTTCGGCACGGCCTCGGCCGCCAACCTGAGCAACCGTGACACGGTCTACTGCCTGACCCCGCTGCACCATCAGTCGGGTCTGTTGGTCAGTCTCGGCGGCGCCGTCGTCGGCGGGGCCCGCATCGCGCTGTCCCGGGGGCTGTCCCCGGACCGTTTCCTGCACGAGATCCGGCAGTACGGGGTGACGGTGGTGTCCTACACCTGGGCGATGCTCGGTGAGGTGATCGACGATCCGGCGTTCCGGCTGTCCGGGAGCCACCCGGTGCGGTTGTTCATCGGGTCCGGTATGCCGACGGGGCTGTGGCGCCGGGTGGTCGAGGTGTTCGATCCGGCGCACGTGGTGGAGTTCTTCGCCACCACCGACGGGCAGGCGGTGCTGGCCAACGTGTCCGGCGCGAAGTTCGGCAGCAAGGGCCGGCCGCTGCCCGGCGGTGGCCGGGTGCAGCTGGCGGCCTACGACGCCGATGACGATCTGATCCTGGAGGACGACCACGGTTTCGTGCGGCTGGCGCAGGCCAACGAGGTGGGCGTGCTGCTCGCGCAGCCGCGCGGCCCGGTCGATCCGACGGCCTCGGTCAAGCGGGGCGTTTTCGCCGCCGCGGATACCTGGGTGTCCACCGAGTCGCTGTTCCGCCGCGACGAGGACGGTGACTATTGGTTCGTCGACAACCGCAGCGCCGTGATCCGCACCCCGCGCGGTCCGGTCTTCACCGCCGCGGTCAACGACGCCGTCAGCCAGGTGGAGTCGGTCGACCTGGCCGTCACCTACAGCCTCGACCTGCCGCAGCGCTGCCTGGCGGTGACGGCGGTGGCGCTGCGGCCGGGTGGCAGTGTGCCCAGCGCCGAGCTCAACGACGCGCTGGCGGCGCTGCCCGTCGGCGCCGGCCCGGACATCGTGTACGTGACACCGCGCATGACGCTCAGTGCGTCCTACCGGCCGATGGTCGGCCCGCTGCGGGCGGCTGGCGTCCCCAAGGCGTCGCGTAACGCCTGGTATTTCGACGCCGATACGAGTCAGTACAAGCGCCTGACGGCGGCGGTCCGTGCCGAGCTCGGGGATCTTTGA
- a CDS encoding ABC-F family ATP-binding cassette domain-containing protein — protein sequence MAHLLGAEALHLEYPTKVVFDSVSLGVNEGDRIGIVGRNGDGKSSLLGMLAGRVRPDGGRVTVRGGVRIGVLDQADTLDPTDTVGHAVVGDVPEHEWAGDPRGRDVIAGLLGDLDWQAVLGTLSGGQRRRVALARLLAGDHDVLALDEPTNHLDVEAITWLADHLKRRWSANAGGLLVVTHDRWFLDEICTTTWEVHDRIVEPFEGGYAAYILQRVERDRQAAAVEARRQNLARKELAWLRRGAPARTSKPKFRIDAANALIADVPEIRDKVALQSLAVTRLGKQVVDLLDASVSYDGREVLHEVEWRIAPGERTGILGVNGAGKSTLLGLIDGTVQPTAGRVKRGKTVKVAALTQSVDKLAEHLDEPVRVVLARLATTYTFGAGSKAQELTPSQLLERLGFASAQLSTPVKDLSGGQQRRLQLLLILLEQPNVLILDEPTNDLDTDMLAAMEDLLDSWPGTLIVVSHDRYFLERVTDQQYGILGGRLRHLPGGVDEYLRLRAAHAAQTGAAPAKTEAREGLSGADLRAAQKEIASIERRLEKLTGLIDTAHHRLAEHDQGDYEGLQRLTGELRELEAEVEQLEEKWLELTEQLG from the coding sequence ATGGCGCATCTTCTCGGGGCCGAGGCCCTTCATCTGGAATACCCCACCAAGGTCGTCTTCGACTCCGTCTCCCTGGGCGTGAACGAAGGTGACCGCATCGGCATCGTCGGTCGCAACGGCGACGGCAAATCCAGCCTGCTCGGCATGCTGGCCGGACGGGTGCGCCCCGACGGCGGCCGGGTCACCGTGCGGGGCGGGGTGCGCATCGGCGTCCTCGACCAGGCCGACACGCTGGACCCGACCGACACCGTCGGGCACGCGGTGGTCGGCGATGTTCCCGAGCACGAGTGGGCGGGCGACCCGCGCGGGCGCGACGTCATCGCCGGGCTGCTCGGCGACCTGGACTGGCAGGCGGTGCTGGGCACCCTGTCGGGTGGGCAGCGCCGGCGCGTCGCGCTGGCGCGGTTGCTGGCCGGCGATCATGACGTGCTGGCGCTCGACGAACCCACCAACCATCTCGACGTGGAGGCCATCACCTGGCTGGCCGACCATCTGAAGCGAAGGTGGAGCGCCAACGCCGGCGGGCTGCTGGTGGTGACGCACGACCGCTGGTTCCTCGACGAGATCTGCACGACCACCTGGGAGGTGCACGACCGCATCGTCGAACCGTTCGAGGGCGGCTACGCCGCATACATCCTGCAGCGCGTGGAGCGGGACCGGCAGGCCGCCGCGGTGGAGGCGCGCCGGCAGAACCTGGCCCGCAAGGAACTGGCCTGGCTGCGCCGCGGCGCCCCGGCGCGGACCTCCAAGCCGAAGTTCCGCATCGACGCGGCCAACGCCCTGATCGCCGACGTTCCGGAGATCCGGGACAAGGTGGCACTGCAATCGCTGGCGGTCACCCGACTGGGCAAGCAGGTCGTCGATCTGCTCGACGCGTCGGTGAGCTACGACGGCCGCGAGGTGCTGCACGAGGTCGAATGGCGCATCGCCCCCGGCGAGCGCACCGGCATCCTGGGCGTCAACGGTGCGGGTAAATCCACGCTGCTGGGCCTGATCGACGGCACGGTGCAGCCGACCGCGGGCCGGGTGAAACGCGGCAAGACGGTGAAGGTGGCGGCGCTGACCCAGAGTGTGGACAAGCTCGCCGAGCATCTGGACGAGCCGGTGCGGGTGGTGCTGGCCCGGCTGGCCACCACCTACACGTTCGGGGCGGGTTCCAAGGCCCAGGAGCTGACCCCCAGCCAGCTGCTGGAGCGGCTCGGATTCGCCAGTGCGCAGCTGTCCACCCCGGTCAAGGACCTCTCCGGTGGTCAGCAGCGCCGGCTGCAGCTGCTGCTCATCCTGCTCGAGCAGCCCAACGTGCTGATCCTCGACGAGCCGACCAACGACCTGGACACCGACATGCTGGCGGCGATGGAAGACCTGCTGGATTCCTGGCCGGGAACCTTGATCGTGGTGAGCCATGATCGGTATTTCCTGGAGCGGGTCACCGATCAGCAGTACGGCATCCTCGGCGGCCGGCTGCGCCACCTGCCCGGCGGCGTGGACGAGTATCTGCGGCTGCGGGCCGCGCACGCCGCCCAGACCGGTGCCGCGCCGGCGAAAACCGAGGCTCGGGAAGGGTTGTCGGGCGCCGATCTGCGGGCCGCGCAGAAGGAGATCGCCTCGATCGAGCGCCGGTTGGAGAAGCTGACCGGTCTGATCGACACCGCCCACCACCGGCTTGCCGAGCACGATCAGGGCGATTACGAAGGGCTGCAACGGCTTACCGGTGAGCTGCGTGAGCTGGAAGCCGAGGTCGAACAGCTCGAGGAGAAGTGGCTGGAGCTCACCGAACAGCTGGGCTGA
- the argH gene encoding argininosuccinate lyase — MSTNEGSLWGGRFADGPSVALAALSKSTHFDWVLAPYDVTASKAHARVLHRAGLLTDEQRDGLLAGLDSLGSDVADGSFGPLPTDEDVHGALERGLIDRVGPELGGRLRAGRSRNDQVATLFRMWLRDAIKTVGAGVLDVAAALATQAAAHPTAIMPGKTHLQSAQPVLLAHHLLAHAHPLLRDADRLIDLDKRAAVSPYGSGALAGSSLGLDPDAIADELGFATAADNSIDATAARDFAAEAAFVFAMIAVDLSRLAEDVILWSTTEFGYVKLHDAWSTGSSIMPQKKNPDIAELARGKSGRLIGNLAGLLATLKAQPLAYNRDLQEDKEPVFDSVAQLNLLLPAMAGLVGTLTFDTDRMAQLAPLGYTLATDIAEWMVRQGIPFRVAHEAAGAAVKAAESRGVGLEELADDELAGIHPGLTAQVREVLTIAGSVDSRDARGGTAPVQVARQLGIVRDTLDRLRIGLR; from the coding sequence ATGAGCACCAACGAAGGTTCCCTGTGGGGCGGCCGGTTCGCCGACGGGCCATCCGTTGCCCTTGCCGCACTGAGTAAATCGACGCATTTCGACTGGGTGCTGGCCCCGTACGACGTCACCGCCTCCAAGGCGCACGCCCGGGTGCTGCACCGCGCCGGGTTGCTCACCGACGAGCAGCGCGACGGGTTGCTCGCCGGTCTGGACAGCCTGGGCTCCGACGTCGCCGACGGCAGTTTCGGTCCGCTGCCCACCGACGAGGACGTGCACGGGGCGCTGGAACGCGGTCTCATCGACCGGGTCGGCCCCGAGCTGGGCGGCCGGCTGCGGGCCGGCCGGTCACGCAATGACCAGGTCGCCACCCTGTTCCGGATGTGGCTGCGCGACGCGATCAAGACCGTCGGCGCCGGCGTGCTCGACGTGGCCGCCGCGCTGGCCACCCAGGCCGCCGCCCACCCGACGGCGATCATGCCGGGCAAGACACACCTGCAGTCGGCGCAGCCGGTGCTGCTGGCGCATCATCTGCTGGCCCACGCCCACCCGCTGCTGCGCGACGCCGACCGGCTGATCGACCTGGACAAGCGGGCGGCGGTGTCCCCGTACGGATCCGGCGCGCTGGCCGGGTCCTCGCTGGGCCTGGACCCCGACGCCATCGCCGACGAACTCGGATTCGCCACGGCCGCGGACAATTCCATCGACGCCACCGCGGCACGGGATTTCGCCGCCGAGGCGGCGTTCGTGTTCGCGATGATCGCGGTGGATCTGTCCCGGCTGGCCGAGGACGTCATCCTTTGGAGCACCACCGAATTCGGCTACGTGAAACTGCACGACGCCTGGTCGACCGGCAGCTCGATCATGCCGCAGAAGAAGAACCCGGACATCGCCGAACTTGCCCGCGGCAAGTCCGGCCGGCTGATCGGAAATCTCGCCGGGCTGCTGGCCACGCTGAAGGCGCAACCGCTGGCCTACAACCGGGACCTGCAGGAGGACAAGGAGCCGGTCTTCGACTCGGTGGCGCAGCTGAACCTGTTGTTGCCCGCGATGGCCGGGCTGGTCGGCACCCTCACCTTCGACACCGACCGGATGGCGCAGTTGGCGCCGCTGGGCTACACGCTGGCCACCGACATCGCCGAATGGATGGTGCGCCAAGGTATTCCGTTCCGCGTCGCGCACGAAGCCGCCGGAGCGGCGGTCAAGGCCGCCGAATCGCGCGGTGTCGGGCTGGAGGAACTCGCCGACGACGAACTCGCCGGCATCCATCCCGGCCTGACCGCGCAGGTGCGCGAGGTGCTCACCATCGCGGGCTCGGTCGATTCCCGGGACGCCAGGGGCGGCACCGCGCCGGTCCAGGTGGCCCGCCAACTCGGCATCGTGCGGGACACGTTGGATCGCCTGCGGATCGGACTGCGCTAG